In Esox lucius isolate fEsoLuc1 chromosome 6, fEsoLuc1.pri, whole genome shotgun sequence, the following proteins share a genomic window:
- the tlx1 gene encoding T-cell leukemia homeobox protein 1 isoform X1 has product MDHIGTHLQHTHVEPISFGIDQILNNVDQSYMLGGRMPDSDYGLSCVGYNTMSGTFTSNNSGYNSNACGVANLSGTYNMNMGMSVNGNNVNAAGVIRVPAHRPLNNGHSIQGNMSTMTGSINNLTGFTFPWMESNRRYTKDRFTVALSPLTVTRRVGHPYQNRTPPKKKKPRTSFTRLQICELEKRFHRQKYLASAERAALAKALKMTDAQVKTWFQNRRTKWRRQTAEEREAERQQANRILMQLQQEAFQKTINQPANPDPLCLHNSSLFALQNLQPWTENTAKMSSVSACE; this is encoded by the exons ATGGACCATATTGGAACGCATCTCCAGCATACTCACGTGGAGCCCATCAGCTTTGGGATCGACCAAATCCTGAACAATGTGGACCAGAGCTACATGCTTGGCGGTCGGATGCCTGATTCGGACTATGGCCTCAGCTGCGTCGGATACAACACCATGTCCGGTACGTTCACCAGCAACAACTCTGGATATAACAGCAACGCATGTGGGGTCGCAAATCTGAGCGGTACTTATAACATGAACATGGGGATGAGTGTGAATGGGAATAACGTCAATGCAGCCGGAGTCATCCGTGTGCCGGCGCACCGGCCTCTGAACAATGGACATTCCATCCAGGGCAACATGTCCACGATGACAGGCTCGATTAACAACCTGACGGGATTTACCTTCCCCTGGATGGAGAGCAACAGAAGATACACAAAAGACAGGTTCACAG TGGCCCTCTCACCCCTCACTGTAACACGCCGTGTAGGTCACCCTTACCAGAACCGGACGCCACCCAAGAAGAAAAAGCCCCGAACGTCTTTTACTCGACTGCAGATCTGCGAGCTGGAGAAACGATTTCATCGACAGAAGTACCTGGCTTCCGCAGAGCGCGCGGCTTTGGCTAAGGCCCTCAAGATGACTGACGCTCAAGTCAAAACATGGTTTCAAAACAGAAGAACAAAATGGAG GCGGCAGACTGCCGAGgaaagagaagcagagagacagCAGGCCAACCGGATCCTAATGCAACTTCAACAGGAGGCTTTTCAGAAAACGATAAACCAACCAGCAAACCCAGACCCACTCTGCCTGCATAACAGCTCCTTGTTCGCGCTTCAGAATCTCCAGCCGTGGACTGAGAACACCGCAAAAATGAGCAGCGTGTCAGCATGCGAATGA
- the tlx1 gene encoding T-cell leukemia homeobox protein 1 isoform X2, with product MDHIGTHLQHTHVEPISFGIDQILNNVDQSYMLGGRMPDSDYGLSCVGYNTMSGTFTSNNSGYNSNACGVANLSGTYNMNMGMSVNGNNVNAAGVIRVPAHRPLNNGHSIQGNMSTMTGSINNLTGFTFPWMESNRRYTKDRFTGHPYQNRTPPKKKKPRTSFTRLQICELEKRFHRQKYLASAERAALAKALKMTDAQVKTWFQNRRTKWRRQTAEEREAERQQANRILMQLQQEAFQKTINQPANPDPLCLHNSSLFALQNLQPWTENTAKMSSVSACE from the exons ATGGACCATATTGGAACGCATCTCCAGCATACTCACGTGGAGCCCATCAGCTTTGGGATCGACCAAATCCTGAACAATGTGGACCAGAGCTACATGCTTGGCGGTCGGATGCCTGATTCGGACTATGGCCTCAGCTGCGTCGGATACAACACCATGTCCGGTACGTTCACCAGCAACAACTCTGGATATAACAGCAACGCATGTGGGGTCGCAAATCTGAGCGGTACTTATAACATGAACATGGGGATGAGTGTGAATGGGAATAACGTCAATGCAGCCGGAGTCATCCGTGTGCCGGCGCACCGGCCTCTGAACAATGGACATTCCATCCAGGGCAACATGTCCACGATGACAGGCTCGATTAACAACCTGACGGGATTTACCTTCCCCTGGATGGAGAGCAACAGAAGATACACAAAAGACAGGTTCACAG GTCACCCTTACCAGAACCGGACGCCACCCAAGAAGAAAAAGCCCCGAACGTCTTTTACTCGACTGCAGATCTGCGAGCTGGAGAAACGATTTCATCGACAGAAGTACCTGGCTTCCGCAGAGCGCGCGGCTTTGGCTAAGGCCCTCAAGATGACTGACGCTCAAGTCAAAACATGGTTTCAAAACAGAAGAACAAAATGGAG GCGGCAGACTGCCGAGgaaagagaagcagagagacagCAGGCCAACCGGATCCTAATGCAACTTCAACAGGAGGCTTTTCAGAAAACGATAAACCAACCAGCAAACCCAGACCCACTCTGCCTGCATAACAGCTCCTTGTTCGCGCTTCAGAATCTCCAGCCGTGGACTGAGAACACCGCAAAAATGAGCAGCGTGTCAGCATGCGAATGA
- the sdhaf4 gene encoding succinate dehydrogenase assembly factor 4, mitochondrial: protein MSLLRVCAFTSKRLNTQLLFVDLSFAGCLRTASGAAKDKEPLRKAKTPQGRFDMDDEKPKDPLQKFPDDVNPATKEQGGPRGPEPTRYGDWERKGRCVDF from the exons ATGTCGCTACTACGTGTATGTGCTTTTACATCAAAACGTCTTAATACCCAATTGTTATTTGTGGATTTGTCTTTTGCAG GATGCTTGCGGACAGCCAGTGGTGCAGCGAAGGACAAGGAGCCACTGCGCAAGGCCAAAACTCCCCAGGGACGTTTTGACATGGATGATGAGAAGCCTAAAGATCCTCTTCAAA AGTTCCCTGATGATGTAAACCCAGCCACTAAGGAGCAGGGGGGGCCTCGGGGCCCAGAGCCTACGCGGTACGGAGACTGGGAGAGGAAGGGCCGCTGTGTCGATTTCTAG